A window of Dorea formicigenerans contains these coding sequences:
- a CDS encoding AAA family ATPase: MLREKAFDFWKTYIGLMTKGGVDVTMTNPAVTFTADAKAGEYDDISDEEYYELLDFTEELASFWKKNREATAGAVLLEALVNTDLSLSETDKLAQLLAEASERKTYKYIKPEPEFETTFDKTPFDEGEVEWTPQMIYEYLDENVYRQENAKKAAAIMLYNHLKGRRRNMILAGPTGCGKTEIWRSLQKRFPFIKIVNGPQIACDGWKGSYHVKDIFLEEPAEKVKKMLIVIDEADKLFEPSIGSAGVDYSRKIQNEFLKIMDGDKVDFVSEGNDAKKTTIDCSHVSFVFCGSFETLLQNREDKPATIGFFQNTAPDEEAESITIEDLVEYGNVRREIAGRIQQIVALNALTVDDFEHILNSRKQMSPIRQLEKLYMVNLSVDDKTKRILAEKAAGKNLGCRYMRSQIQSMLDEKMFDDPDCRNFKLSLVEEKEEGLPWCAA, encoded by the coding sequence ATGTTAAGAGAAAAAGCTTTTGATTTCTGGAAAACTTATATCGGACTTATGACAAAGGGCGGAGTTGACGTCACGATGACAAATCCGGCAGTAACCTTTACAGCTGATGCAAAGGCCGGAGAGTATGATGACATAAGCGATGAAGAATACTATGAACTTCTGGACTTTACAGAAGAACTTGCAAGCTTCTGGAAGAAAAACCGGGAAGCGACAGCCGGGGCGGTTCTCCTTGAAGCACTGGTCAATACAGATTTAAGTCTCAGCGAAACAGATAAGCTGGCTCAGCTTCTTGCTGAAGCATCAGAACGTAAGACTTATAAGTATATAAAGCCAGAGCCGGAGTTCGAAACAACTTTTGATAAGACGCCATTTGACGAAGGCGAAGTCGAATGGACACCACAGATGATCTACGAATATTTGGACGAGAATGTCTACAGACAGGAGAATGCAAAAAAAGCAGCAGCAATCATGCTCTACAATCATTTGAAAGGACGCAGACGGAATATGATTCTTGCCGGACCGACCGGATGTGGTAAAACAGAAATCTGGCGCTCCCTTCAGAAGAGATTCCCGTTCATCAAAATCGTGAATGGTCCTCAGATTGCCTGTGACGGCTGGAAAGGCAGCTATCACGTAAAAGATATTTTCCTTGAGGAGCCTGCCGAAAAAGTGAAAAAAATGCTGATTGTCATCGATGAGGCAGACAAGCTCTTTGAGCCATCGATCGGGTCGGCCGGAGTAGATTATTCCCGAAAAATCCAGAATGAATTTCTAAAGATTATGGACGGAGATAAAGTTGATTTCGTCTCAGAAGGCAATGATGCCAAAAAGACGACAATTGATTGCAGTCATGTTTCATTTGTCTTCTGCGGAAGTTTTGAGACGCTGCTTCAGAACCGTGAAGACAAACCGGCAACCATCGGATTCTTCCAGAACACAGCTCCTGATGAAGAAGCAGAGTCAATCACAATCGAAGATCTCGTTGAGTACGGAAATGTCCGTCGGGAGATTGCAGGACGTATCCAGCAGATCGTAGCGTTAAATGCTCTGACCGTCGATGATTTTGAGCACATTCTGAACAGCAGAAAACAGATGTCCCCGATTCGTCAGCTTGAGAAGCTGTATATGGTGAATCTTTCCGTAGACGATAAGACAAAACGAATCCTGGCAGAAAAAGCTGCCGGAAAAAATCTCGGATGCCGTTACATGCGATCTCAGATTCAGAGCATGCTGGATGAGAAGATGTTCGACGATCCGGATTGCCGAAATTTCAAACTTTCACTTGTGGAAGAGAAAGAAGAAGGACTTCCGTGGTGCGCAGCGTAG
- a CDS encoding alanine/glycine:cation symporter family protein translates to MFQTIISTISSFMYSKLLVIILIGAGVYFTVRTRFPQVRLFKRACGSVMEKPEDKKAISSFQALMVSTASRVGTGNIVGVSSAICIGGFGSVFWMWVIAIIGSASALIESTLAQIYKKKGEDGSCYGGPAYYIEAALHCRPLAIVFCVAMILTYAFGFNMLASYNLQSTFSVFSFYEAKISPWIIGGILAVLTGWCLLGGGSRIVKVTSMVVPVMGIAYIGISLLVVIINIQNVPAMFVRIFEEAFDFKAIFGAFSGSAMMQGIRRGLYSNEAGIGSAPNASAAANVSHPVKQGLVQMLSVFIDTLLLCTATAMMCMSSGIDPAKELQGAPWVQASLQESLGSFGPVFITVAMVFFAFTTLLGNCFYCDNLLIYIHKKQPGKAFMKGFRLVSALAIFLGAGMEMSLLWDLSDVLMGVMALINIPVILILSGIAVKAIQDYEVQLKQEINPVFKSADIGLSQKTDFWS, encoded by the coding sequence ATGTTTCAAACGATTATTAGTACAATCAGTTCTTTTATGTACAGCAAGCTGCTGGTCATTATACTGATTGGTGCGGGAGTGTATTTTACAGTCCGCACAAGATTTCCGCAGGTAAGATTATTTAAGAGAGCTTGTGGATCCGTAATGGAAAAGCCGGAGGATAAAAAGGCAATTTCCTCTTTTCAGGCACTTATGGTTTCAACAGCATCCCGTGTGGGAACGGGAAATATTGTCGGAGTTTCATCGGCGATTTGTATAGGAGGATTTGGTTCTGTATTCTGGATGTGGGTGATTGCGATCATCGGAAGTGCATCTGCTCTGATTGAGAGTACATTGGCACAGATTTATAAGAAAAAAGGAGAAGACGGAAGCTGTTATGGAGGACCGGCTTACTATATTGAAGCGGCACTTCATTGTCGCCCACTGGCAATTGTTTTCTGCGTTGCAATGATTTTAACCTACGCATTTGGATTTAATATGCTGGCATCTTATAATCTGCAGTCTACATTTTCAGTATTTTCCTTTTATGAAGCAAAGATAAGTCCCTGGATCATCGGTGGAATTTTGGCAGTGCTGACAGGCTGGTGTCTGCTTGGCGGCGGATCACGTATCGTAAAAGTAACATCAATGGTTGTACCGGTAATGGGGATTGCGTATATTGGGATTTCACTTTTGGTAGTAATTATCAATATTCAGAATGTGCCTGCAATGTTTGTGCGCATTTTTGAAGAAGCATTTGATTTTAAAGCAATTTTCGGAGCATTTTCCGGTTCGGCCATGATGCAGGGAATCCGCCGGGGTCTCTATTCCAATGAGGCAGGTATCGGTTCGGCTCCGAATGCATCAGCTGCGGCAAATGTCAGCCATCCGGTAAAACAGGGGCTGGTACAGATGTTATCCGTATTTATTGATACCTTGCTGCTTTGTACAGCAACAGCTATGATGTGTATGTCATCTGGAATCGATCCGGCAAAAGAATTGCAGGGAGCACCATGGGTGCAGGCATCACTTCAGGAATCACTTGGTTCTTTCGGGCCGGTCTTTATTACAGTTGCAATGGTATTTTTTGCATTTACAACTCTGCTTGGGAACTGTTTCTATTGTGACAATCTTTTAATCTACATTCACAAAAAACAGCCGGGAAAAGCTTTTATGAAAGGCTTCAGACTGGTATCGGCACTTGCAATCTTTCTGGGAGCAGGAATGGAGATGTCTCTTTTGTGGGATCTTTCCGATGTACTGATGGGTGTTATGGCGCTCATTAACATTCCGGTTATTCTGATTTTATCAGGAATTGCAGTTAAAGCGATCCAAGATTATGAAGTACAGTTAAAACAAGAAATCAACCCGGTTTTTAAAAGCGCAGACATCGGTCTTAGTCAAAAAACAGATTTCTGGAGCTAA
- a CDS encoding diguanylate cyclase domain-containing protein codes for MKKKTLVPLIVFLLGICLVSLVVYKTDTHEKEQSRTTAQLNVTTYGERIKNEITNGIEITDVLKQLLISENGEINQFDTIAENIMSDSVESIQLAPAGIVTDIYPAEGNETGKIDLIHDKDRGEISIYARDHHTIVTQGPFELKQGGYGIAVRNPIYLKDENGQEYFWGFTIVILRVPDIFSDATSALSKFGYEYSLSKTDNPWSDHYKVVYQSDHQLTDPVSYDFMIGEENWKFEVTPENGWGNNTLIAVIGVFFIAITLLLAVLTRVWLVSKENKNKFQILAHTDSLTGIYNRYGFDELAEQMITKNPEAKFVAVLLDIDDFKFVNDIYGHVYGDNALKSLADSMKAFFPSGALLGRNGGDEFVILLKDYSYDDVKEKLQQFTMAPKTFSYKGKEHQFSISLGYAEYPTFASNRSQLMRCADAALYEIKLHGKNGCMAYKEGLELRARKQRGFAFKDISENLPGAFIIYRADKEDDELFYANQEFLHMAGYKDMDELFRLTKKSFRNLIREDEQKKIEASIWEQIDNGNENDYIHFHLRRADESYLSVLDHGRIVESQQYGKVFYVLFMDWEDMNSHYSEKFSG; via the coding sequence GTGAAGAAAAAAACGCTTGTGCCTCTTATCGTTTTTTTACTGGGCATATGCCTTGTTAGTTTAGTTGTATACAAAACAGATACCCATGAAAAAGAGCAGAGCCGCACAACAGCACAATTAAATGTAACAACCTATGGGGAACGTATAAAGAATGAGATTACAAATGGAATAGAGATTACAGATGTTCTGAAACAGCTTTTGATCAGTGAAAATGGAGAAATCAATCAATTTGACACAATTGCAGAAAATATTATGTCGGATTCTGTTGAAAGCATACAGCTTGCTCCGGCTGGCATTGTAACGGATATTTATCCGGCCGAGGGAAATGAGACAGGTAAGATTGATCTGATTCATGATAAAGACCGTGGTGAAATTTCCATATATGCAAGAGATCATCATACAATCGTTACACAGGGGCCTTTTGAATTGAAACAGGGGGGATATGGAATTGCTGTCCGCAATCCTATTTATCTGAAAGATGAAAACGGACAGGAATATTTTTGGGGATTTACCATTGTTATCCTTCGTGTTCCGGATATTTTTTCAGATGCAACAAGTGCACTTTCGAAGTTTGGATATGAATATAGTCTTTCAAAAACGGATAATCCATGGAGTGATCATTATAAAGTTGTTTATCAGTCAGATCATCAATTAACGGATCCGGTTTCTTATGACTTTATGATAGGAGAGGAGAACTGGAAGTTTGAAGTAACGCCTGAAAATGGCTGGGGAAACAATACATTAATAGCAGTAATCGGTGTTTTCTTTATTGCGATTACCTTGCTTTTGGCAGTTCTTACCCGGGTATGGCTGGTATCAAAAGAAAATAAAAACAAATTTCAAATACTGGCGCACACAGATTCTCTTACAGGTATTTACAACCGCTATGGATTCGATGAACTGGCAGAACAGATGATTACTAAAAATCCGGAAGCAAAATTTGTGGCTGTACTCCTTGATATTGATGATTTTAAGTTTGTTAATGATATCTATGGTCATGTCTATGGAGACAATGCATTAAAGAGTCTGGCAGACAGTATGAAAGCTTTTTTCCCGTCTGGTGCGTTATTAGGAAGAAACGGCGGCGATGAGTTCGTTATTCTTTTAAAAGATTATTCCTACGATGATGTAAAAGAGAAGCTACAGCAATTCACTATGGCTCCAAAGACATTTTCATACAAGGGAAAAGAACATCAATTTTCTATTTCTCTTGGATATGCGGAATATCCGACATTTGCGTCTAATCGTTCACAGCTTATGCGCTGTGCAGATGCAGCCCTTTACGAAATAAAACTTCATGGGAAAAATGGCTGTATGGCTTATAAGGAAGGGCTTGAATTAAGGGCTCGTAAACAACGTGGATTTGCATTCAAGGATATCTCCGAGAACCTTCCAGGAGCATTTATCATATACAGAGCAGACAAAGAAGATGACGAACTCTTTTATGCAAATCAGGAGTTTCTTCATATGGCCGGGTATAAAGATATGGATGAACTATTCAGACTTACAAAGAAAAGTTTCCGCAACCTGATACGCGAAGATGAGCAGAAGAAGATAGAAGCAAGCATTTGGGAACAGATTGATAATGGCAATGAAAATGATTATATCCACTTTCATTTACGAAGAGCGGATGAATCGTATCTGTCTGTGCTTGACCATGGGAGAATTGTTGAGAGCCAGCAATATGGCAAAGTATTTTATGTATTGTTCATGGACTGGGAGGATATGAATAGTCATTACAGTGAAAAATTTTCCGGATAA
- a CDS encoding ATP-binding protein, whose translation MKTITRAKYLDRIIELNGTPDIKIITGIRRSGKSKLMQAYIAYLKSNFENINIIFIDFMDLMYEEIKEYHALHAYVEEHYQEGKTNYLFVDEVQMCPKFELAINSLYSKGKYDIYVTGSNAFLLSADLATLFTGRYIEIHVFPFSFQEYCQFYDDISDKDKLFDEYAIKGGLAGSYAYKTEKDRTNYIKEVYETIVTRDLVQKYALPDTLVLQRLSEFLMDNISNLTSPNKVSQLLTANETPTNHVTVGKYIKYLCNAFVFYDIKRYDIRGKKYLESSEKFYLCDSGIRYAILGSRNMDYGRVYENIVCIELLRRGYDVYVGKLYQKEIDFVAQRGGEKIYIQVSDNISGQETFEREYSPLLQIRDAYPKMIIARTKHPQYSYEGIEIHDIADWLLQE comes from the coding sequence ATGAAAACAATCACAAGAGCAAAATATCTCGATAGAATCATTGAACTGAATGGCACTCCTGACATCAAGATTATCACGGGTATTCGTCGATCTGGTAAGTCCAAATTGATGCAGGCGTATATTGCGTATCTGAAAAGTAACTTTGAAAACATCAATATTATCTTCATTGACTTCATGGATTTAATGTATGAAGAAATCAAGGAATACCATGCCTTACACGCCTATGTGGAAGAACATTATCAGGAAGGCAAAACGAACTACCTGTTTGTGGACGAGGTTCAGATGTGTCCCAAGTTTGAGCTGGCAATCAACAGCCTGTACTCTAAGGGAAAATACGACATCTATGTAACAGGCTCTAATGCTTTCCTGTTGAGTGCGGATCTGGCAACTCTGTTTACCGGACGCTATATTGAAATTCATGTGTTTCCTTTCAGCTTCCAGGAATATTGCCAATTTTATGATGATATTAGTGACAAAGATAAGCTCTTTGATGAGTACGCTATCAAGGGCGGTTTAGCCGGTTCCTATGCTTATAAAACTGAAAAAGACAGAACAAACTATATAAAAGAAGTCTACGAAACCATTGTTACACGGGACTTAGTACAGAAATATGCTCTGCCGGACACTTTGGTTTTGCAGCGTCTGAGCGAGTTCTTGATGGACAATATCAGCAATCTGACTTCTCCTAACAAGGTCAGTCAGCTGCTGACAGCAAATGAGACTCCAACCAATCATGTAACCGTCGGCAAGTACATTAAGTATTTGTGCAATGCTTTTGTATTTTATGATATTAAGAGATACGACATCCGAGGTAAGAAATACCTTGAAAGCTCTGAAAAGTTCTATTTGTGTGACAGCGGTATTCGATATGCAATACTGGGAAGCAGAAATATGGATTATGGCAGAGTATATGAAAACATCGTTTGCATCGAGCTTCTTCGCCGTGGATATGATGTTTATGTCGGCAAGCTCTATCAAAAGGAAATCGACTTTGTTGCTCAGAGAGGCGGCGAGAAGATTTATATTCAGGTCAGCGACAACATTTCCGGGCAGGAAACATTTGAGAGAGAATACTCTCCTCTGCTTCAGATTCGAGATGCTTATCCGAAAATGATTATTGCCAGAACCAAACATCCCCAATATAGTTATGAAGGAATCGAAATTCACGATATAGCTGATTGGTTACTACAAGAATAA
- a CDS encoding ATP-binding protein, whose protein sequence is MKKRSSASKQIKKYSLIVGLLVFIASFLFGYINLKNIEKGKKTAATYTAQSTVRRINAQLNQYVELSEFLGNVVLAGYNLDQTSFSELAEMLPNENGIVKAFELAPNGVVTDVFPQQENEKAFGINMLTDHNRKEDANRAKETGNYTLGGPYKLKQGGTGALLFHPVYKSDSIDNDSFWGFVIMVIDWDKFIDEIGLDRLNEASYCYEIWTTDETTGSRVVLTQSQEHIPKNSLTVECEIPNDTWYVDIVPDEGWISIYQWIAVIAVSCITSLMGATIFNQVRSKKYRENQYAVELKKSAEQAREASEAKTRFLFNMSHDIRTPMNAIIGFSDLLGKNLDNEEKVREYLGKIKSSGNILMRIIDQVLEVARIESETAILKTEAANLSELFYSVNTVLESAIQMKGIHCSIDANVQHKYAFCDKTKLQEIYLNIMSNAIKYTPDGHAIHVTINETNFDDKKARYVFVCEDTGIGMAPEYLPHIFDEFSREHTATENKVSGTGLGLSIVKSFVELMNGRIHVESEPGKGTKFTVEVPLELASEEDVCKKELPEQTFMTDKNIGKRILLAEDNELNAEIAMELLKEEGFLIDWVKDGQECFDKLEESDDGYYDLILMDIQMPILNGYDTTAKIRQMENPKKATTPIVAMTANSFDEDIEMTQKAGMNGFIAKPLDAEKMFTILKQSIVEN, encoded by the coding sequence ATGAAAAAAAGAAGTAGCGCTTCTAAACAAATAAAAAAATACAGTTTGATTGTTGGATTACTTGTTTTTATTGCATCCTTTCTTTTTGGATATATTAATTTAAAGAACATAGAAAAAGGAAAAAAAACAGCCGCCACTTATACTGCCCAAAGTACAGTAAGACGAATCAATGCACAATTGAATCAGTATGTTGAACTTTCAGAGTTTCTTGGAAATGTAGTTCTCGCAGGATATAACCTGGATCAGACTTCATTTTCAGAATTGGCGGAAATGCTTCCAAATGAGAATGGTATTGTGAAAGCTTTTGAACTTGCACCAAATGGAGTTGTTACTGATGTTTTTCCACAGCAGGAAAATGAGAAAGCCTTTGGAATAAATATGCTGACAGATCATAACCGTAAGGAAGATGCAAACCGTGCGAAAGAAACCGGAAACTATACACTTGGCGGTCCATATAAATTAAAACAGGGAGGAACCGGTGCTTTACTGTTCCATCCGGTTTATAAAAGCGATTCTATTGACAATGACTCTTTTTGGGGATTTGTGATTATGGTCATTGACTGGGATAAATTTATAGATGAAATAGGTTTGGACCGATTAAATGAAGCTTCCTATTGCTATGAAATATGGACAACTGATGAAACTACAGGCAGCCGAGTTGTTCTGACTCAAAGTCAGGAACACATACCTAAGAACAGCCTTACAGTAGAATGCGAAATTCCTAATGATACATGGTATGTAGATATTGTACCAGACGAAGGCTGGATTTCCATTTATCAATGGATTGCTGTTATTGCCGTTTCCTGTATAACGTCCTTAATGGGCGCCACTATTTTTAATCAGGTGCGCAGTAAAAAATATCGTGAAAACCAGTATGCAGTGGAACTGAAAAAGTCCGCTGAACAGGCAAGAGAAGCAAGTGAGGCAAAAACTCGATTTCTGTTTAATATGAGCCATGACATCCGAACCCCGATGAATGCGATCATTGGTTTTTCAGATCTTCTCGGAAAGAATCTTGACAACGAAGAAAAGGTACGAGAATATTTGGGAAAGATTAAGTCTTCCGGCAACATTCTGATGAGAATCATCGATCAGGTTCTGGAAGTGGCGCGTATTGAAAGCGAAACTGCTATATTAAAAACAGAAGCAGCAAATTTGAGCGAATTATTTTATTCGGTAAATACAGTATTAGAATCTGCTATCCAAATGAAAGGTATCCACTGTTCTATCGATGCAAATGTTCAACATAAATATGCATTTTGTGATAAGACAAAGCTCCAGGAAATATATTTAAATATCATGAGCAATGCCATCAAGTATACTCCTGACGGTCATGCGATTCATGTGACTATTAATGAGACGAATTTCGATGATAAAAAAGCACGGTATGTATTTGTCTGCGAAGATACTGGAATTGGAATGGCTCCGGAATATCTTCCTCATATCTTCGATGAATTTTCCAGAGAACATACAGCTACGGAGAATAAAGTCAGCGGTACAGGTCTTGGTCTTTCTATCGTGAAATCCTTTGTGGAACTGATGAATGGTAGGATTCATGTGGAAAGTGAGCCGGGAAAAGGAACAAAATTTACAGTAGAAGTCCCACTGGAACTTGCTTCTGAAGAAGATGTATGCAAAAAAGAACTGCCAGAGCAAACGTTTATGACCGATAAAAATATTGGAAAACGTATTCTTCTTGCAGAAGATAATGAATTAAATGCTGAAATTGCGATGGAACTACTGAAAGAAGAAGGATTTCTGATCGACTGGGTCAAAGATGGCCAGGAATGTTTTGATAAACTGGAAGAATCAGATGACGGATACTATGATCTGATTCTTATGGATATTCAGATGCCGATCTTGAATGGCTATGATACAACCGCAAAGATAAGGCAGATGGAAAACCCGAAAAAAGCAACCACACCTATCGTTGCCATGACCGCAAATTCCTTTGACGAAGATATTGAGATGACTCAAAAGGCTGGAATGAATGGATTCATTGCAAAACCATTAGATGCGGAAAAGATGTTCACTATATTAAAACAGAGTATTGTAGAGAATTAG
- a CDS encoding helix-turn-helix domain-containing protein, producing MDLIKIGKYIASKRKSLGMTQKQLAEKLGMSDKSVSKWERGVCLPDVSVYKELCSILGISLNEFLAGEDIAQENLIQKSETNIIEVIKDNINKEKCLKVMKYILLVISIFALSVLGFAIYRLKKPQNYISPVAKDSIEIQTAELLAGPDGAFVYKFITTDEYKKLRLHIYRYESGKLIDQDKVEMGFEDISSPQSGEIVMVPDFNNYIIKLIISGDGNKLSTEFPVLENVEDKEYYGRAATEIKNVVDIKYNKQQPLIAFVYDNDEMNVPTLDNFINSQTDFLSKNDYVYYVAFEFCK from the coding sequence ATGGATCTTATTAAAATTGGAAAATATATTGCAAGTAAGCGAAAGTCATTGGGGATGACCCAAAAGCAACTGGCAGAAAAATTAGGTATGAGTGATAAGTCTGTTTCTAAATGGGAGCGAGGAGTTTGCCTTCCGGATGTATCTGTTTATAAAGAACTTTGTTCAATTCTTGGTATTAGCCTCAATGAGTTTCTGGCGGGAGAAGATATAGCCCAAGAGAATTTGATTCAGAAGTCAGAAACAAATATTATTGAAGTAATCAAAGACAATATAAATAAAGAGAAATGTCTAAAGGTTATGAAATATATATTATTAGTTATATCTATTTTTGCGTTATCAGTACTTGGATTTGCCATATACCGTTTGAAAAAACCACAGAATTATATTTCTCCTGTTGCAAAGGATAGCATAGAAATTCAGACCGCAGAACTGCTTGCCGGACCGGATGGAGCATTTGTCTACAAGTTTATCACAACGGATGAATATAAAAAACTTAGATTACATATTTATCGATACGAATCAGGAAAATTGATTGATCAGGACAAAGTTGAAATGGGATTTGAAGATATTAGTTCGCCCCAAAGTGGTGAAATTGTAATGGTACCTGATTTCAATAATTATATAATTAAGTTAATTATTTCTGGAGATGGTAATAAGTTGTCAACTGAATTTCCTGTTTTAGAAAATGTAGAAGATAAAGAATACTATGGCAGAGCAGCAACTGAAATAAAAAATGTCGTAGACATTAAATATAATAAGCAGCAACCACTCATTGCTTTTGTTTATGATAATGACGAAATGAATGTTCCAACTTTAGACAATTTTATAAATAGCCAAACAGATTTTCTTTCAAAAAATGATTATGTGTACTATGTAGCATTTGAGTTTTGTAAGTAA
- a CDS encoding PP2C family protein-serine/threonine phosphatase: MTKNKEKLVKVEAVCTSMTGEFRDTNEDNFYFNGQYMDSDGGIALRLTSGEPEEVEPEEEELSEEMLQIIEESYREAEENGEIPDFDDFDVAELLEDNPIGEILHAPEADVSGKWVAVFDGIGGLPCGEMASYIAAVTLAKAECPWRSREEADYEACMWKIAKAMEANLIKWKKMQKVRQTGTTMAALKFGRNYIFGMSLGDSRIYRLREGKLAQLSTDHTYRHPGHIRSALVGYIGTEYADDFKKMDFYKLEYQKGDKYLLCTDGVTDMVKDEVLEEILQMPVAEARGKMVDEVNRMGAEDNATFIIAKVV; the protein is encoded by the coding sequence ATGACGAAGAATAAGGAAAAGTTGGTGAAAGTGGAAGCGGTATGTACCAGCATGACCGGCGAGTTCCGGGACACGAACGAAGACAATTTTTATTTTAACGGGCAATACATGGATTCGGACGGGGGAATTGCGCTGCGTCTGACGTCAGGAGAGCCGGAAGAAGTGGAACCGGAGGAAGAAGAACTGTCTGAAGAAATGTTGCAGATTATTGAAGAGAGTTATAGAGAAGCGGAAGAGAATGGGGAGATTCCGGATTTCGATGATTTCGATGTGGCAGAATTACTGGAAGATAATCCTATAGGTGAAATCCTTCATGCGCCAGAGGCTGATGTGTCAGGTAAATGGGTTGCTGTGTTCGACGGAATCGGCGGCCTGCCGTGCGGAGAGATGGCTTCGTATATTGCGGCAGTGACACTTGCGAAGGCAGAATGCCCATGGAGATCGAGAGAAGAGGCTGACTATGAAGCATGTATGTGGAAAATTGCAAAAGCAATGGAAGCCAATCTTATAAAATGGAAGAAAATGCAGAAGGTAAGACAAACGGGGACGACCATGGCGGCGTTAAAGTTCGGTCGGAATTACATTTTCGGAATGTCTCTTGGAGATTCCAGAATTTACCGGCTGCGTGAAGGGAAGCTTGCGCAGTTGTCCACCGATCATACTTACCGCCATCCGGGGCATATACGAAGTGCGCTGGTCGGTTATATCGGAACGGAGTATGCAGATGATTTTAAAAAGATGGATTTCTACAAGCTTGAATATCAGAAAGGTGATAAGTATCTGCTTTGTACAGACGGTGTGACGGATATGGTGAAAGATGAAGTCCTGGAAGAAATCTTGCAGATGCCGGTAGCAGAAGCACGTGGAAAAATGGTCGATGAAGTCAACCGCATGGGAGCGGAAGATAATGCAACGTTTATTATTGCGAAGGTTGTGTAG
- a CDS encoding DUF6061 family protein, with the protein MRTIFAEYNPQRNSVDVYTSASYMLRIDCWEAEKDLKTTPGSDCALNALAIDEPLEYVRLYLDGNMQMWVDAEDSLEIF; encoded by the coding sequence ATGAGAACAATATTTGCAGAATACAATCCACAACGTAATAGTGTTGATGTTTATACCTCTGCGAGCTATATGCTCCGCATTGACTGTTGGGAAGCAGAAAAGGATTTAAAAACTACGCCTGGCTCAGATTGTGCATTAAATGCACTTGCAATTGATGAACCGCTTGAATATGTACGATTATATCTGGATGGGAATATGCAGATGTGGGTAGATGCGGAAGATTCATTGGAAATCTTTTAA
- a CDS encoding ABC transporter permease, whose protein sequence is MTHLIKLELKKFGIAQNIIFMFAAILFSILFITISLWDSMTDPKQVKDTFESTYLVIGLLMSFIFLVYSSVLTAKLVIGEYNHRTITIMFSYPLNRIKLIASKLTIIMVYTAISMTIGYICCSSYIIFADKSFNMLEGTFQPSMLRTWIPMAITTVIICMVLSLWSFIIGMIRKSVPATIVTSLIVIVLRQVIITKNTTNQESIMQVILVAIVTVIATLLIFKRKVPELY, encoded by the coding sequence ATGACACATTTGATCAAACTGGAACTGAAAAAATTTGGTATTGCACAAAATATTATCTTTATGTTTGCAGCAATTCTTTTCAGCATCCTTTTCATTACAATATCTTTATGGGATAGCATGACAGACCCCAAACAGGTCAAAGACACATTTGAAAGCACATACCTTGTCATTGGCTTATTGATGTCATTCATTTTTCTTGTGTACTCGTCGGTCTTAACGGCAAAGCTGGTTATTGGAGAATATAATCATCGAACAATTACGATTATGTTTTCTTATCCTTTAAACAGAATAAAATTGATTGCCAGCAAATTAACTATAATCATGGTTTATACAGCGATTTCAATGACGATTGGATATATCTGTTGTAGCAGTTATATTATATTTGCGGATAAATCCTTTAATATGCTGGAGGGAACATTTCAACCATCAATGCTCCGAACATGGATACCAATGGCAATAACCACTGTGATTATATGTATGGTGCTGTCTCTGTGGTCATTTATTATTGGCATGATCAGAAAATCTGTTCCTGCAACAATCGTTACTTCTTTGATTGTTATTGTGTTACGGCAAGTTATTATCACCAAAAACACAACCAATCAGGAGTCCATAATGCAAGTTATCTTAGTTGCTATTGTTACCGTCATTGCTACACTACTTATCTTTAAAAGAAAAGTGCCTGAACTATATTGA